In Allocoprobacillus halotolerans, a genomic segment contains:
- a CDS encoding transposase, with translation MLDPVIFKRINQLFLSSFDNYATINGYRILAQDGSDINIPFEDDDTKILYNSLGSPCCQYHINALYDCLNHVFLDWSIDSATKKQECDALISIINNGHYPRNAIFTADRGYENYNLFAHFIENNLKFAIRVKDINTKSGIMTNISTPEGSFDMTVTRTLTRLQTKEIKANKEKYVFVPSTSKFDFWVQLRIIMK, from the coding sequence TTGCTGGATCCTGTCATCTTTAAGCGTATCAATCAGCTGTTTCTGTCAAGTTTTGATAATTATGCCACCATCAATGGCTATCGCATACTGGCTCAGGATGGTTCTGACATCAACATCCCTTTTGAGGATGATGATACCAAAATTCTTTATAACTCTCTTGGCAGCCCCTGCTGTCAGTATCATATCAACGCTCTATATGACTGCCTGAATCACGTCTTTCTCGACTGGAGTATTGATTCGGCAACGAAAAAGCAGGAATGCGACGCCCTCATCTCCATCATCAATAATGGGCATTATCCTAGAAATGCTATATTTACTGCTGATCGTGGCTATGAGAATTACAATCTGTTTGCCCATTTCATTGAAAACAATCTCAAGTTCGCCATTCGTGTCAAGGATATCAATACAAAAAGTGGCATCATGACAAACATATCTACACCTGAAGGCTCTTTTGACATGACTGTCACACGCACATTGACAAGACTTCAGACAAAGGAAATAAAAGCCAACAAGGAAAAATATGTCTTTGTTCCTTCTACATCCAAATTTGATTTTTGGGTCCAACTCAGGATTATTATGAAATGA
- a CDS encoding transposase codes for MTLRIVRFEATENNYVTIITNLSEDEFSLDDFRELYHFRWNEETAFNKVKNTLGMIYFHARKRQLIQQEINATFLMYNVSEIIINNIEMKQNCRYRYKANFANAVTNIRLYLRDLLEEDVLVSRIKKFLVPERPERSYKRSIKPKSVKPFNNRTS; via the coding sequence ATGACACTTCGCATCGTACGTTTCGAAGCCACTGAAAACAACTATGTGACAATCATCACGAACCTTAGCGAAGATGAATTTTCGCTTGATGACTTCAGGGAGCTGTACCACTTTCGCTGGAATGAGGAAACAGCCTTCAATAAGGTAAAGAATACACTTGGAATGATTTATTTCCACGCAAGAAAAAGACAGCTGATCCAGCAGGAAATCAATGCAACATTCCTGATGTATAATGTTTCTGAAATCATCATCAATAATATTGAGATGAAACAGAACTGCAGATACCGCTACAAGGCGAATTTTGCCAATGCAGTGACAAACATACGATTGTATCTCAGGGATCTATTGGAAGAAGATGTTCTTGTTTCAAGAATAAAAAAATTTCTGGTCCCTGAACGACCAGAAAGATCATATAAACGTTCTATAAAACCGAAATCAGTCAAACCGTTTAATAATAGAACGTCCTGA
- a CDS encoding VanZ family protein — translation MLITHQQWNLFVIIQFLIEIIIFIAIYYHYIYLRYQHKQFIYYTLFYFYVIGILFVTILPLDFQYFEFGHWNHIYNHNFLFPFRDVFYHYRGAIYNVILNILLFIPFGLLFPLIYHYSFIKTHFIGLSMIISIEIIQLLLSLFCIGFRTFDITDIMMNDLGLCLGYLIYKILKGNV, via the coding sequence TTGCTTATAACACATCAACAATGGAATTTATTTGTTATTATTCAATTTCTTATAGAAATCATTATATTTATAGCAATCTACTACCATTATATATATTTACGTTACCAGCATAAACAATTCATTTATTACACTCTCTTTTATTTTTATGTTATCGGTATCCTATTTGTAACAATTCTTCCTTTAGATTTTCAATATTTTGAATTTGGACACTGGAACCATATTTATAATCATAATTTTCTTTTTCCTTTTCGTGATGTTTTTTATCATTATCGAGGAGCTATCTATAATGTCATCTTAAATATCTTATTATTTATTCCCTTTGGTTTATTATTTCCTTTGATTTATCATTATTCTTTTATCAAAACACATTTTATTGGTTTATCTATGATTATAAGCATTGAAATAATACAATTATTGTTATCATTATTTTGTATTGGTTTTAGGACTTTTGATATTACTGATATTATGATGAATGATTTAGGTCTATGTTTAGGTTATTTGATTTATAAGATTTTAAAAGGCAATGTTTAA